One genomic region from Microcebus murinus isolate Inina chromosome 32, M.murinus_Inina_mat1.0, whole genome shotgun sequence encodes:
- the SIGLECL1 gene encoding SIGLEC family-like protein 1 codes for MGAPLPQLAPARLLHSSCSLEQTLQCSCSFQGVPMPSVQWQVGGALVGVNGTDDSPQVTSTTLGPWANSTLRLPGKPEIGTRLLCEAKNENGTHALSILLMSGSLVSQNFMKGLIQGVVYGATAVTLLFLCLLPLLVKHVRMKQAKKTAVIRAKKSPKVKASQEPEMSLKPKEPGKSTIAPSPERQEKQDQ; via the exons ATGGGggctcccctgccccagctgg CTCCTGCCAGGCTGCTCCACTCCTCTTGCTCCTTGGAGCAGACGCTGCAGTGCAGCTGTTCCTTCCAGGGGGTCCCCATGCCCTCCGTGCAGTGGCAGGTGGGAGGCGCCCTCGTGGGTGTGAATGGCACAGACGACAGCCCCCAGGTGACGTCCACCACGCTCGGCCCCTGGGCCAACAGCACCCTCCGGCTGCCCGGGAAGCCAGAAATAGGCACGAGACTTCTCTGTGAGGCAAAGAACGAAAACGGAACGCACGCGTTGAGCATCCTCCTAATGTCAG GTTCTCTGGTTTCTCAGAACTTCATGAAAGGGCTGATCCAGGGTGTAGTGTACGGAGCCACTGCAGTCACAttgctcttcctctgcctcctccccctcct AGTGAAACATGTCAGAATGAAGCAGGCAAAGAAAACTGCAGTGATCAGAGCAAAGAAGAGCCCTAAAGTCAAAGCCAGCCAAGAACCCGAGATGTCTCTGAAGCCTAAGGAACCAGGAAAATCCACAATCGCCCCGTCTCCTGAGAGACAG GAAAAGCAAGATCAATGA